The sequence CGGCGCACGGGCAGGCCGCACGCTGCTCGCCTCGCCGCCGGGCCCGCTCGGCACGTTCGCGCCCCAGCAGCTGCGCCCGGGAGCAGCGGTCGCGGTGGGCCTCACGAGCGGCGACCTCGGCTTGGGCGCCATCGGCACGGTGGCGTACGCCGACGGCGACGCGGTGTGGGCCTTCGGGCACCCCTTCGACGGCACGGGCCCAAGATCGCTCCTCCTCCAGGACGCCTACGTCTACACGGTCATCGGCAACCCGTTCGGCGTGGAGCCGGCGTTCACGTACAAGCTCGCGTCACCCGGACACGACATCGGCACGCTCACCAACGACGCCGCGGGCGCCGTGGTGGGCCGCGTGGGCGCCCTGCCCCGCACGATCCCGATCAAGGTGGTGGCGCAGGACCTCGACTCGGGGCGCGTGAGCGTGGTCGAGCTGCGCGCCGCGGACGAGGCCCCGCTCGGCCTGCCGTCCGCATCGTCCGCGCTCTCGCTCGCCACGCCGCTGGCGGTGGCGCAGGCCGGCACCCAGGCGCTGCGCGGCGTGCCGTCGCGGGTGACCGCCTCGCTGTGCCTGCGGATCGAGCTCGAGGAGCGCGAGCGGCCCATCCGCTTCTGCAACCGCTACGTGGCCGGCGGCTCGGCCGATGCCGACGCGGGCGGCCTGGGCGCTCCCATGACCGACGCCGCCAACGCGATCGGCTTCCTCGACGCCTTCAACTTCGGGCCGCTGCGCGTCACGTCCGTTGAGGTCAACCTCAAGCTCCGCCGCGGCCTGCGCCAGGGCTACCTCACGCGCGTGTCCGCGCCCCGGCGGGTGCGCCGGGGGCAGCGCGTGCCGGTCACCGTCACCGTGCGGCGGGTGAACGGGCCGTCGCAGCGGCGGCGCTTCCGGCTGCGCATCCCGCGCTCGTCCCCAACCGGACTGGTGGAGCTCGAGCTGGCCGGCACCGCCACCGACCTGTTCACCGACGAGATCATCATCGACTTCGACGAGCTGCTGTCGGAGGGCACCGACGAGGACTTCGATCCCGGCGAGCCCGGCCCCCGCGACGTGGACGAGCTCGCCGCGGAGATCGAGAGCCTGCGCCGCTACGACGGCGTGGCGGCCCGCTTCGGCCGGCCGGGCCGGCGCAGCGGGCGGGCGCTGGTGCGGCGGGCCCTGCGCGACCGAGGCATCCGCATCAGCGGGCGGGCATCGACGCTGATTCGCGTCGTCCGCTAACCGCCCGCGCGCACGCCGAACGTCCCGCGCACCTACCAAAGCGGGGGGTGCGCGGGACGTTCGACGCGCTAGAGCCCGTAGACGGAGGGATCCCGCTGCGGGACGGCGGCCGCCGGCTCGTCGCCGTTGCCCTCCGCGTCCTCCAGGATCTGCTCGACCGACGTCGAGCGCTGGCCGTCGGAGGAGACGAGCAGCTTGAAGTCGTGCGGCGAGGTGGCGGCCTTGAGCGCGGTCTCCATCGAGACGTGCCCGGCCTGCACGTGCGCGAGCAGCGCCTGGTCGAAGGTCTGCATGCCGTAGTAGGTGCCGTCGGCGATGGCGTCGGTCAGCTTGCCCGTGTCCTCGGGGTTCATGATCATGTCGCGCACCCGGCCGGTCATCCGCAGGACCTCGCAGGTGGGCACGCGCCCCTTGCCGTCGGCGGTGCGCACCAGCCGCTGCGAGACCACGCCCTTCAGCGTGCCGGCGAGCATCGCGCGCACCTGCTGGTGCATGTGCGGGGGGAAGAAGTCGATGATGCGGTTCACGGTCTCCGGCGCGTCCACCGTGTGGAGGGTGGAGAGCACGAGGTGGCCGGTCTCGGCCGCCGACAGCGCGGTGTGCACCGTCTCCTCGTCGCGCATCTCGCCCACGAGGATCACGTCGGGATCCTGGCGCAGCACACGGCGCAGGGCGCGCTTGAAGGAGAGCGTGTCGTCGCCCACCTCGCGCTGGTTGATCACCGAGCGCTTGTCGCGATGGAGGAACTCGATCGGGTCCTCGATCGTCACGATGTGCTTGGCCTCGCGCTCGTTGATCTGGTCGATCATCGCCGCGAGGGTCGTGGACTTGCCCGATCCGGTCGTGCCGGTCACGAGGATGATCCCGCGCTCCTCCTCGGCCAGCTCCGAGATCACGGGCGGGAGGAGCAGCTCGTCCACCGTCTTGATCTCATGCGGGATCGCCCGGCAGACGATCGAGATCGAGCCGCGCTGGCGGAATGCGTTCACGCGGAAGCGGCA is a genomic window of Thermoleophilaceae bacterium containing:
- a CDS encoding PilT/PilU family type 4a pilus ATPase; this translates as MFVLDDALRRMVEVGGSDLHLKVPSTPMIRLNGVLEPIPDAEKLMPDVTEAVLRQMLGDEAPRHAEFSEQGEVDFAYSIPGVCRFRVNAFRQRGSISIVCRAIPHEIKTVDELLLPPVISELAEEERGIILVTGTTGSGKSTTLAAMIDQINEREAKHIVTIEDPIEFLHRDKRSVINQREVGDDTLSFKRALRRVLRQDPDVILVGEMRDEETVHTALSAAETGHLVLSTLHTVDAPETVNRIIDFFPPHMHQQVRAMLAGTLKGVVSQRLVRTADGKGRVPTCEVLRMTGRVRDMIMNPEDTGKLTDAIADGTYYGMQTFDQALLAHVQAGHVSMETALKAATSPHDFKLLVSSDGQRSTSVEQILEDAEGNGDEPAAAVPQRDPSVYGL